A genome region from Glycine max cultivar Williams 82 chromosome 5, Glycine_max_v4.0, whole genome shotgun sequence includes the following:
- the LOC100791669 gene encoding SNARE-interacting protein KEULE isoform X2 — protein MSMSDSDSSSSYGAEYKSLKQVSRERLLHEMLRSAKTGDSKSTWKVLIMDKLTVKIMSHSCKMADITDEGVSLVEDIFKRRQPLPTMDAIYFIQPTRENIIMFLSDMSGRKPLYRKAFVFFSSPIARELVMEIKKDAQVLPRIGALREMNLEYFTIDSQGFITNNERALVELFGDEENNRKAVACLNVMATRIATVFASLREFPFVRFRAAKSLDATTMTTFHDLIPTKLAAGVWDCLMKYKKTVPNFPQTESCELLIIDRTIDQIAPVIHEWTYDAMCRDLLNMEGNKYVHEVPSKTGGPPERKEVLLEDHDPIWLELRHAHIADASERLHEKMTNFISKNKAAQIQHGSRGSGEMSTRDLQKMVQALPQYSEQIDKLSLHVEIAGKINRIIRESGLRELGKLEQDLVFGDAGMKDVIKFLTTYEDTSRENKLRLLMILASIYPEKFEGEKGLNLMKVAKLTDEDTIAINNLRMLGGEPDTKKTSTSSFALKFDMHKKKRAARKDRSGEEETWQLSRFYPIIEELIEKVSKNELSKLDYPCLNDPSPTFHGTPYAGPVTQNPPAHSMRSRRTPTWARPRGSDDGYSSDSVLKHASSDFKKMGQRIFIFIVGGATRSELRICHKLTGKLKREVILGSSSIDDPAQYITKLKMLTAQELSLDDLQI, from the exons ATGTCAATGTCGGATTCCGATTCGTCCTCCTCTTATGGCGCTGAATACAAGAGTCTCAAACAAGTTAGCCGCGAGC GATTATTACATGAAATGCTTAGGTCAGCGAAAACAGGGGATTCAAAATCTACATGGAAG GTACTAATAATGGACAAACTTACTGTAAAGATAATGTCTCATTCTTGCAAGATGGCTGATATCACTGATGAAGGCGTTTCAT tgGTTGAAGACATATTCAAGCGAAGGCAACCATTGCCCACCATGGATGCTATATACTTCATCCAGCCAACCAGAGAGAA tattattatgtttttgtccGACATGTCTGGAAGGAAACCCTTGTACAGGAA GGCCTTTGTTTTCTTTAGTTCACCTATTGCCAGAGAATTGGTtatggaaattaaaaaagatgcACAGGTGTTGCCTCGTATAGGTGCTCTGAGAGAg ATGAACTTGGAGTATTTTACCATAGACAGTCAG GGCTTCATTACAAACAATGAGAGAGCTTTAGTGGAGCTATTTGGGGATGAGGAGAATAATCGTAAAGCTGTTGCATGTTTAAATGTGATGGCTACTCGGATTGCTACAGTTTTTGCTTCATTAAGA GAATTTCCTTTTGTCCGCTTTCGTGCTGCCAAGTCCCTAGATGCAACCACAATGACTACCTTCCATGATCTTATTCCTACAAAACTTGCTGCTGGTGTCTGGGACTGtcttatgaaatataaaaaaactgtaCCTAATTTCCCTCAGACTGAGTCCTGCGAGTTGCTCATCATTGATAGAACTATTGATCAG ATTGCTCCTGTGATACATGAATGGACATATGATGCCATGTGCCGTGATTTGTTGAATATGGAGGGAAATAAATATGTTCATGAG GTTCCTAGCAAGACTGGTGGTCCACCTGAGCGAAAAGAGGTTCTTTTGGAGGATCATGATCCTATATGGCTTGAACTTCGTCATGCACATATTGCAGAT GCTAGTGAACGGCTGCATGAGAAGATGACCAACTTCATTTCAAAGAATAAAGCTGCACAAATCCAACATGGTTCAAG AGGTAGTGGTGAAATGTCGACAAGGGACTTACAAAAGATGGTTCAAGCACTTCCACAATACAGTGAACAAATTGACAAGCTCTCCCTCCATGTAGAG ATTGCAGGAAAAATTAACAGAATCATTAGGGAGTCAGGACTTCGGGAACTTGGGAAGCTAGAGCAAGATCTTGTTTTTGGAGATGCAGGGATGAAAGATGTGATCAAATTTTTGACTACATACGAA GATACAAGTCGTGAAAATAAGTTGCGCTTGTTAATGATTCTTGCGTCCATATATCCTGAGAAATTTGAGGGTGAAAAGGGTCTGAATTTAATGAAG GTAGCAAAGTTGACAGATGAGGATACAATTGCCATAAATAATTTGAGAATGCTTGGGGGAGAACCTGATACCAAAAAGACTTCGACGAGTTCTTTTGCTCTTAAATTTGATATGCACAAG AAAAAGCGTGCAGCAAGGAAAGATCGTTCTGGTGAAGAGGAGACATGGCAGTTATCACGTTTTTATCCCATAATAGAG GAACTCATCGAAAAAGTTAGCAAAAATGAATTATCAAAACTGGACTATCCTTGTCTAAATGACCCAAGTCCAACTTTCCACGGTACACCTTATGCTGGACCAGTAACTCAAAATCCTCCTGCTCATTCAATGAGATCAAGGCGTACACCAACTTGGGCTCGACCTAGAGGCTCTGATGATGGATATTCAAG CGATTCGGTGCTAAAACACGCATCCAGTGATTTCAAGAAAATGGGGCAaagaatatttatattcattGTTGGTGGAGCGACCAGATCTGAG CTTAGGATATGCCACAAGCTTACTGGCAAGCTGAAGAGGGAAGTTATACTAGGCTCGTCAAGTATTGATGATCCTGCACAATATATCACG AAATTGAAGATGCTGACAGCACAGGAACTTTCATTGGATGATCTCCAGATATGA
- the LOC100791669 gene encoding SNARE-interacting protein KEULE isoform X1 translates to MSMSDSDSSSSYGAEYKSLKQVSRERLLHEMLRSAKTGDSKSTWKVLIMDKLTVKIMSHSCKMADITDEGVSLVEDIFKRRQPLPTMDAIYFIQPTRENIIMFLSDMSGRKPLYRKAFVFFSSPIARELVMEIKKDAQVLPRIGALREMNLEYFTIDSQGFITNNERALVELFGDEENNRKAVACLNVMATRIATVFASLREFPFVRFRAAKSLDATTMTTFHDLIPTKLAAGVWDCLMKYKKTVPNFPQTESCELLIIDRTIDQIAPVIHEWTYDAMCRDLLNMEGNKYVHEVPSKTGGPPERKEVLLEDHDPIWLELRHAHIADASERLHEKMTNFISKNKAAQIQHGSRGSGEMSTRDLQKMVQALPQYSEQIDKLSLHVEIAGKINRIIRESGLRELGKLEQDLVFGDAGMKDVIKFLTTYEDTSRENKLRLLMILASIYPEKFEGEKGLNLMKVAKLTDEDTIAINNLRMLGGEPDTKKTSTSSFALKFDMHKVKKKRAARKDRSGEEETWQLSRFYPIIEELIEKVSKNELSKLDYPCLNDPSPTFHGTPYAGPVTQNPPAHSMRSRRTPTWARPRGSDDGYSSDSVLKHASSDFKKMGQRIFIFIVGGATRSELRICHKLTGKLKREVILGSSSIDDPAQYITKLKMLTAQELSLDDLQI, encoded by the exons ATGTCAATGTCGGATTCCGATTCGTCCTCCTCTTATGGCGCTGAATACAAGAGTCTCAAACAAGTTAGCCGCGAGC GATTATTACATGAAATGCTTAGGTCAGCGAAAACAGGGGATTCAAAATCTACATGGAAG GTACTAATAATGGACAAACTTACTGTAAAGATAATGTCTCATTCTTGCAAGATGGCTGATATCACTGATGAAGGCGTTTCAT tgGTTGAAGACATATTCAAGCGAAGGCAACCATTGCCCACCATGGATGCTATATACTTCATCCAGCCAACCAGAGAGAA tattattatgtttttgtccGACATGTCTGGAAGGAAACCCTTGTACAGGAA GGCCTTTGTTTTCTTTAGTTCACCTATTGCCAGAGAATTGGTtatggaaattaaaaaagatgcACAGGTGTTGCCTCGTATAGGTGCTCTGAGAGAg ATGAACTTGGAGTATTTTACCATAGACAGTCAG GGCTTCATTACAAACAATGAGAGAGCTTTAGTGGAGCTATTTGGGGATGAGGAGAATAATCGTAAAGCTGTTGCATGTTTAAATGTGATGGCTACTCGGATTGCTACAGTTTTTGCTTCATTAAGA GAATTTCCTTTTGTCCGCTTTCGTGCTGCCAAGTCCCTAGATGCAACCACAATGACTACCTTCCATGATCTTATTCCTACAAAACTTGCTGCTGGTGTCTGGGACTGtcttatgaaatataaaaaaactgtaCCTAATTTCCCTCAGACTGAGTCCTGCGAGTTGCTCATCATTGATAGAACTATTGATCAG ATTGCTCCTGTGATACATGAATGGACATATGATGCCATGTGCCGTGATTTGTTGAATATGGAGGGAAATAAATATGTTCATGAG GTTCCTAGCAAGACTGGTGGTCCACCTGAGCGAAAAGAGGTTCTTTTGGAGGATCATGATCCTATATGGCTTGAACTTCGTCATGCACATATTGCAGAT GCTAGTGAACGGCTGCATGAGAAGATGACCAACTTCATTTCAAAGAATAAAGCTGCACAAATCCAACATGGTTCAAG AGGTAGTGGTGAAATGTCGACAAGGGACTTACAAAAGATGGTTCAAGCACTTCCACAATACAGTGAACAAATTGACAAGCTCTCCCTCCATGTAGAG ATTGCAGGAAAAATTAACAGAATCATTAGGGAGTCAGGACTTCGGGAACTTGGGAAGCTAGAGCAAGATCTTGTTTTTGGAGATGCAGGGATGAAAGATGTGATCAAATTTTTGACTACATACGAA GATACAAGTCGTGAAAATAAGTTGCGCTTGTTAATGATTCTTGCGTCCATATATCCTGAGAAATTTGAGGGTGAAAAGGGTCTGAATTTAATGAAG GTAGCAAAGTTGACAGATGAGGATACAATTGCCATAAATAATTTGAGAATGCTTGGGGGAGAACCTGATACCAAAAAGACTTCGACGAGTTCTTTTGCTCTTAAATTTGATATGCACAAGGTAAAg AAAAAGCGTGCAGCAAGGAAAGATCGTTCTGGTGAAGAGGAGACATGGCAGTTATCACGTTTTTATCCCATAATAGAG GAACTCATCGAAAAAGTTAGCAAAAATGAATTATCAAAACTGGACTATCCTTGTCTAAATGACCCAAGTCCAACTTTCCACGGTACACCTTATGCTGGACCAGTAACTCAAAATCCTCCTGCTCATTCAATGAGATCAAGGCGTACACCAACTTGGGCTCGACCTAGAGGCTCTGATGATGGATATTCAAG CGATTCGGTGCTAAAACACGCATCCAGTGATTTCAAGAAAATGGGGCAaagaatatttatattcattGTTGGTGGAGCGACCAGATCTGAG CTTAGGATATGCCACAAGCTTACTGGCAAGCTGAAGAGGGAAGTTATACTAGGCTCGTCAAGTATTGATGATCCTGCACAATATATCACG AAATTGAAGATGCTGACAGCACAGGAACTTTCATTGGATGATCTCCAGATATGA